One genomic window of Daphnia pulex isolate KAP4 chromosome 12, ASM2113471v1 includes the following:
- the LOC124208496 gene encoding T-box transcription factor TBX2-like isoform X2 has translation MRFDQGEQVNQLFSQSEMAFHPFLLQQQQHHHHHLSHQPSQTTTAGGSASAAANGGATTSGSGRPSSDFSVSSLLTASQQQQHHQFSERNNGGGSNMAGSPSSNSMQSAAVAALAAAAAAHAALRGSHSPPSANNNNNSVNSSSSSSAAASSSPAGSGAIGPSSIPNPVSVSMAQLSAYNAATSSLLAAHPASVRFPHPYTTAEDVLASAAAAAAAHALRPLRTLPAAEDDGVTDDPKVSLESKDLWEKFHGLGTEMVITKSGRQMFPQMKFRVSGLDPKSKYILLLDIVAADDYRYKFHNSRWMVAGKADPEMPKRMYIHPDSPATGEQWMQKVVSFHKLKLTNNISDKHGFTILNSMHKYQPRFHLVRANDILKLPYSTFRTYVFKETEFIAVTAYQNEKITQLKIDNNPFAKGFRDTGAGKREKNRQAMLAASQRHHDDPSGHKHHHHHSSGGGGVGVGSGGLHGHHHGHHHHHGGHHHGHHVGHHGLGGLGVGVGAGGVSMSCSPAPDSSQDGVHDLDDEKLDVVGTSDGRDGASPLHISDDASMSEDMSRTGTPSHHHGDSDSDGNNDHHPHHPHHPSASSLHHQLHNHHLNSLHPHHNHSLQHHLLVQQQMQQMQQRSRESHLNNQRVSSSAGNHHGSSSALSGQHSAGSGSGGPGNAMLSPGSVAAAAAAAAAAQQIHSALANSGGAGGLLSSVHPSTVSLGPPLPPPPHLLPYLYPGAGLYPGGPSLHQLSQFLNHAHGHGMNHGPHGPSGPSGHAMAGLAAAAASAHMGAHMAGHNLLLNAQLALAAQHQLFHPHAYQNLSAAIAAHSAATNAAAAAGQAPPPSSLPSSGHPLSQPPPPSLPLAPVLPVTTPLSSSTTPPSSGGGGGEGGQRHRGQHRFAPYSLQLGSSTSPPTGQSKSLTGLSSLGSSAFDAVSPKGSSSPKGSPPPHHHRSPSPTPSSVSSTVSSSTASNAGGGGPTSASDLKNMEKMINGLEMAKGMIAAGAESNASIDDPK, from the exons ATGCGTTTCGACCAGGGCGAGCAAGTCAATCAGCTGTTCTCGCAATCCGAGATGGCTTTCCATCCGTTCCtgttgcagcaacaacagcaccaccatcaccacctcTCCCATCAGCCGAGCCAAACGACGACGGCGGGCGGCAGTGCCTCAGCGGCCGCCAACGGAGGAGCCACCACTTCCGGCAGTGGACGGCCGTCGTCCGACTTTAGCGTCAGCTCACTCCTGACGGcctcccaacaacaacaacatcaccagTTTAGTGAGCGGAACAATGGTGGTGGTTCAAACATGGCTGGATCGCCTTCCAGCAATTCCATGCAATCGGCAGCCGTGGCCGCTTTGGCCGCAGCGGCCGCCGCCCACGCCGCCCTACGCGGCTCCCATTCGCCGCCgtcggccaacaacaacaacaatagcgtcaattcgtcgtcgtcgtcatcggcGGCGGCCTCGAGTTCTCCCGCTGGATCGGGAGCCATAGGCCCGTCTTCGATCCCCAATCCCGTCAGCGTCAGTATGGCCCAGCTGTCGGCCTACAACGCCGCCACTTCGTCACTTCTGGCCGCCCATCCGGCCTCGGTCCGTTTCCCGCATCCCTACACGACGGCCGAGGACGTTCTGGCCTCGGCGgcagcggccgccgccgcccacGCCCTCCGGCCGCTCCGCACTTTGCCGGCGGCCGAAGACGACGGCGTCACCGACGACCCTAAAGTCAGTCTCGAATCCAAAGATTTGTGGGAAAAATTTCACGGACTCGGCACCGAAATGGTCATCACCAAATCCGGCAG GCAAATGTTTCCGCAAATGAAGTTCCGCGTCTCTGGACTCGATCCCAAATCCAAGTACATTCTCCTGCTGGACATTGTGGCTGCCGACGACTACCGATACAAATTCCACAACAG TCGCTGGATGGTGGCCGGAAAAGCCGATCCTGAAATGCCCAAACGGATGTACATTCATCCCGACAGTCCGGCAACTGGCGAGCAGTGGATGCAGAAAGTCGTTTCCTTCCACAAACTGAAATTGACCAACAACATCTCGGACAAGCACGGCTTC ACGATATTGAATTCGATGCACAAGTACCAGCCGCGATTTCATCTGGTGCGGGCCAACGACATCCTCAAGCTGCCCTACAGCACGTTTCGCACTTATGTCTTCAAGGAGACGGAATTCATCGCCGTCACGgcttatcaaaatgaaaag ATCACGCAATTGAAAATCGATAACAACCCGTTCGCCAAAGGATTCCGCGACACGGGGGCCGGCAAGCGTGAAAAAAA CAGGCAGGCCATGCTGGCGGCATCTCAACGGCATCACGACGATCCTTCCGGCCACAaacatcatcaccaccactcGTCGGGCGGCGGAGGTGTCGGCGTGGGCAGCGGCGGACTGCACGGACACCAtcacggccaccaccaccaccacggcgGACACCACCACGGCCACCACGTCGGTCATCACGGTCTGGGCGGATTGGGCGTCGGCGTTGGGGCCGGCGGAGTCTCCATGTCGTGTTCTCCGGCTCCCGATTCCAGTCAAGATGGCGTCCACGATTTGGACGATGAGAAACTGGACGTGGTGGGCACCAGCGACGGACGAGACGGCGCATCTCCACTTCACATCTCTGACG atgcCAGCATGTCGGAGGATATGAGCCGGACGGGAACTCCGTCGCACCACCACGGCGACTCGGATTCGGACGGCAACAACGACCACCACCCACACCATCCGCACCATCCGTCGGCGTCGTCGCTGCACCACCAGCTCCACAACCACCACCTCAACAGTCTTCATCCGCACCACAATCACAGCCTGCAGCATCACTTGCTGGTCCAGCAACAGATGCAACAGATGCAGCAGAGGAGTCGGGAGAGTCACCTCAACAACCAGAGGGTCTCCTCATCGGCCGGCAATCACCACGGATCCTCGTCGGCTCTCAGCGGACAGCACAGCGCCGGAAGCGGAAGTGGCGGGCCGGGCAACGCCATGCTGTCGCCCGGATCGGTGGCCGCtgcagcggcggcagcggcggctgcCCAGCAGATCCACTCGGCTCTGGCCAATTCCGGCGGGGCTGGCGGATTACTTTCGTCCGTCCATCCGAGCACGGTCAGTTTGGGACCACCTCTACCTCCCCCACCTCATTTGCTCCCTTACCTCTACCCGGGTGCTGGATTGTATCCGGGTGGGCCATCACTCCACCAGCTGAGTCAGTTCCTCAATCACGCTCACGGCCACGGAATGAATCACGGTCCGCACGGCCCGTCTGGTCCGTCCGGTCACGCCATGGCCGGCTTGGCGGCTGCCGCCGCATCTGCGCACATGGGCGCTCACATGGCCGGCCACAATTTGCTGCTGAACGCCCAGTTGGCTCTGGCCGCCCAGCACCAGCTCTTCCATCCGCACGCCTATCAGAATCTCTCGGCCGCCATTGCCGCTCACTCGGCCGCCACCAACGCGGCGGCCGCAGCCGGCCAAGCTCCTCCGCCGTCGTCACTCCCTTCCTCTGGCCATCCCTTGTCtcagcctcctcctccttctcttccgtTGGCGCCGGTCCTGCCCGTCACCACTCCCCTGTCGTCCTCGACGACGCCTCCTTccagcggcggcggtggtggcgaaGGCGGCCAGCGTCACAGAGGCCAGCACCGCTTCGCCCCGTACAGTCTCCAGCTGGGCAGCAGTACAAGTCCGCCGACGGGCCAGTCGAAATCCCTGACGGGATTGTCTTCGCTGGGCTCGTCGGCCTTTGACGCCGTCAGCCCCAAAGGATCCAGCAGCCCCAAAGGATCGCCACCGCCGCATCACCACCGATCGCCGTCGCCGACGCCATCGTCCGTCTCGTCGAcggtcagcagcagcacggccAGCAacgccggcggcggcggcccaACCTCGGCCAGCGATCTGAAGAACATGGAGAAAATGATCAACGGATTGGAAATGGCCAAGGGAATGATCGCCGCCGGAGCGGAATCCAACGCTTCGATCGACGATCCCAAGTAG
- the LOC124208496 gene encoding optomotor-blind protein-like isoform X3: protein MRFDQGEQVNQLFSQSEMAFHPFLLQQQQHHHHHLSHQPSQTTTAGGSASAAANGGATTSGSGRPSSDFSVSSLLTASQQQQHHQFSERNNGGGSNMAGSPSSNSMQSAAVAALAAAAAAHAALRGSHSPPSANNNNNSVNSSSSSSAAASSSPAGSGAIGPSSIPNPVSVSMAQLSAYNAATSSLLAAHPASVRFPHPYTTAEDVLASAAAAAAAHALRPLRTLPAAEDDGVTDDPKVSLESKDLWEKFHGLGTEMVITKSGRQMFPQMKFRVSGLDPKSKYILLLDIVAADDYRYKFHNSRWMVAGKADPEMPKRMYIHPDSPATGEQWMQKVVSFHKLKLTNNISDKHGFQTILNSMHKYQPRFHLVRANDILKLPYSTFRTYVFKETEFIAVTAYQNEKITQLKIDNNPFAKGFRDTGAGKREKKQAMLAASQRHHDDPSGHKHHHHHSSGGGGVGVGSGGLHGHHHGHHHHHGGHHHGHHVGHHGLGGLGVGVGAGGVSMSCSPAPDSSQDGVHDLDDEKLDVVGTSDGRDGASPLHISDDASMSEDMSRTGTPSHHHGDSDSDGNNDHHPHHPHHPSASSLHHQLHNHHLNSLHPHHNHSLQHHLLVQQQMQQMQQRSRESHLNNQRVSSSAGNHHGSSSALSGQHSAGSGSGGPGNAMLSPGSVAAAAAAAAAAQQIHSALANSGGAGGLLSSVHPSTVSLGPPLPPPPHLLPYLYPGAGLYPGGPSLHQLSQFLNHAHGHGMNHGPHGPSGPSGHAMAGLAAAAASAHMGAHMAGHNLLLNAQLALAAQHQLFHPHAYQNLSAAIAAHSAATNAAAAAGQAPPPSSLPSSGHPLSQPPPPSLPLAPVLPVTTPLSSSTTPPSSGGGGGEGGQRHRGQHRFAPYSLQLGSSTSPPTGQSKSLTGLSSLGSSAFDAVSPKGSSSPKGSPPPHHHRSPSPTPSSVSSTVSSSTASNAGGGGPTSASDLKNMEKMINGLEMAKGMIAAGAESNASIDDPK, encoded by the exons ATGCGTTTCGACCAGGGCGAGCAAGTCAATCAGCTGTTCTCGCAATCCGAGATGGCTTTCCATCCGTTCCtgttgcagcaacaacagcaccaccatcaccacctcTCCCATCAGCCGAGCCAAACGACGACGGCGGGCGGCAGTGCCTCAGCGGCCGCCAACGGAGGAGCCACCACTTCCGGCAGTGGACGGCCGTCGTCCGACTTTAGCGTCAGCTCACTCCTGACGGcctcccaacaacaacaacatcaccagTTTAGTGAGCGGAACAATGGTGGTGGTTCAAACATGGCTGGATCGCCTTCCAGCAATTCCATGCAATCGGCAGCCGTGGCCGCTTTGGCCGCAGCGGCCGCCGCCCACGCCGCCCTACGCGGCTCCCATTCGCCGCCgtcggccaacaacaacaacaatagcgtcaattcgtcgtcgtcgtcatcggcGGCGGCCTCGAGTTCTCCCGCTGGATCGGGAGCCATAGGCCCGTCTTCGATCCCCAATCCCGTCAGCGTCAGTATGGCCCAGCTGTCGGCCTACAACGCCGCCACTTCGTCACTTCTGGCCGCCCATCCGGCCTCGGTCCGTTTCCCGCATCCCTACACGACGGCCGAGGACGTTCTGGCCTCGGCGgcagcggccgccgccgcccacGCCCTCCGGCCGCTCCGCACTTTGCCGGCGGCCGAAGACGACGGCGTCACCGACGACCCTAAAGTCAGTCTCGAATCCAAAGATTTGTGGGAAAAATTTCACGGACTCGGCACCGAAATGGTCATCACCAAATCCGGCAG GCAAATGTTTCCGCAAATGAAGTTCCGCGTCTCTGGACTCGATCCCAAATCCAAGTACATTCTCCTGCTGGACATTGTGGCTGCCGACGACTACCGATACAAATTCCACAACAG TCGCTGGATGGTGGCCGGAAAAGCCGATCCTGAAATGCCCAAACGGATGTACATTCATCCCGACAGTCCGGCAACTGGCGAGCAGTGGATGCAGAAAGTCGTTTCCTTCCACAAACTGAAATTGACCAACAACATCTCGGACAAGCACGGCTTC CAGACGATATTGAATTCGATGCACAAGTACCAGCCGCGATTTCATCTGGTGCGGGCCAACGACATCCTCAAGCTGCCCTACAGCACGTTTCGCACTTATGTCTTCAAGGAGACGGAATTCATCGCCGTCACGgcttatcaaaatgaaaag ATCACGCAATTGAAAATCGATAACAACCCGTTCGCCAAAGGATTCCGCGACACGGGGGCCGGCAAGCGTGAAAAAAA GCAGGCCATGCTGGCGGCATCTCAACGGCATCACGACGATCCTTCCGGCCACAaacatcatcaccaccactcGTCGGGCGGCGGAGGTGTCGGCGTGGGCAGCGGCGGACTGCACGGACACCAtcacggccaccaccaccaccacggcgGACACCACCACGGCCACCACGTCGGTCATCACGGTCTGGGCGGATTGGGCGTCGGCGTTGGGGCCGGCGGAGTCTCCATGTCGTGTTCTCCGGCTCCCGATTCCAGTCAAGATGGCGTCCACGATTTGGACGATGAGAAACTGGACGTGGTGGGCACCAGCGACGGACGAGACGGCGCATCTCCACTTCACATCTCTGACG atgcCAGCATGTCGGAGGATATGAGCCGGACGGGAACTCCGTCGCACCACCACGGCGACTCGGATTCGGACGGCAACAACGACCACCACCCACACCATCCGCACCATCCGTCGGCGTCGTCGCTGCACCACCAGCTCCACAACCACCACCTCAACAGTCTTCATCCGCACCACAATCACAGCCTGCAGCATCACTTGCTGGTCCAGCAACAGATGCAACAGATGCAGCAGAGGAGTCGGGAGAGTCACCTCAACAACCAGAGGGTCTCCTCATCGGCCGGCAATCACCACGGATCCTCGTCGGCTCTCAGCGGACAGCACAGCGCCGGAAGCGGAAGTGGCGGGCCGGGCAACGCCATGCTGTCGCCCGGATCGGTGGCCGCtgcagcggcggcagcggcggctgcCCAGCAGATCCACTCGGCTCTGGCCAATTCCGGCGGGGCTGGCGGATTACTTTCGTCCGTCCATCCGAGCACGGTCAGTTTGGGACCACCTCTACCTCCCCCACCTCATTTGCTCCCTTACCTCTACCCGGGTGCTGGATTGTATCCGGGTGGGCCATCACTCCACCAGCTGAGTCAGTTCCTCAATCACGCTCACGGCCACGGAATGAATCACGGTCCGCACGGCCCGTCTGGTCCGTCCGGTCACGCCATGGCCGGCTTGGCGGCTGCCGCCGCATCTGCGCACATGGGCGCTCACATGGCCGGCCACAATTTGCTGCTGAACGCCCAGTTGGCTCTGGCCGCCCAGCACCAGCTCTTCCATCCGCACGCCTATCAGAATCTCTCGGCCGCCATTGCCGCTCACTCGGCCGCCACCAACGCGGCGGCCGCAGCCGGCCAAGCTCCTCCGCCGTCGTCACTCCCTTCCTCTGGCCATCCCTTGTCtcagcctcctcctccttctcttccgtTGGCGCCGGTCCTGCCCGTCACCACTCCCCTGTCGTCCTCGACGACGCCTCCTTccagcggcggcggtggtggcgaaGGCGGCCAGCGTCACAGAGGCCAGCACCGCTTCGCCCCGTACAGTCTCCAGCTGGGCAGCAGTACAAGTCCGCCGACGGGCCAGTCGAAATCCCTGACGGGATTGTCTTCGCTGGGCTCGTCGGCCTTTGACGCCGTCAGCCCCAAAGGATCCAGCAGCCCCAAAGGATCGCCACCGCCGCATCACCACCGATCGCCGTCGCCGACGCCATCGTCCGTCTCGTCGAcggtcagcagcagcacggccAGCAacgccggcggcggcggcccaACCTCGGCCAGCGATCTGAAGAACATGGAGAAAATGATCAACGGATTGGAAATGGCCAAGGGAATGATCGCCGCCGGAGCGGAATCCAACGCTTCGATCGACGATCCCAAGTAG
- the LOC124208496 gene encoding T-box transcription factor TBX2-like isoform X1, with translation MRFDQGEQVNQLFSQSEMAFHPFLLQQQQHHHHHLSHQPSQTTTAGGSASAAANGGATTSGSGRPSSDFSVSSLLTASQQQQHHQFSERNNGGGSNMAGSPSSNSMQSAAVAALAAAAAAHAALRGSHSPPSANNNNNSVNSSSSSSAAASSSPAGSGAIGPSSIPNPVSVSMAQLSAYNAATSSLLAAHPASVRFPHPYTTAEDVLASAAAAAAAHALRPLRTLPAAEDDGVTDDPKVSLESKDLWEKFHGLGTEMVITKSGRQMFPQMKFRVSGLDPKSKYILLLDIVAADDYRYKFHNSRWMVAGKADPEMPKRMYIHPDSPATGEQWMQKVVSFHKLKLTNNISDKHGFQTILNSMHKYQPRFHLVRANDILKLPYSTFRTYVFKETEFIAVTAYQNEKITQLKIDNNPFAKGFRDTGAGKREKNRQAMLAASQRHHDDPSGHKHHHHHSSGGGGVGVGSGGLHGHHHGHHHHHGGHHHGHHVGHHGLGGLGVGVGAGGVSMSCSPAPDSSQDGVHDLDDEKLDVVGTSDGRDGASPLHISDDASMSEDMSRTGTPSHHHGDSDSDGNNDHHPHHPHHPSASSLHHQLHNHHLNSLHPHHNHSLQHHLLVQQQMQQMQQRSRESHLNNQRVSSSAGNHHGSSSALSGQHSAGSGSGGPGNAMLSPGSVAAAAAAAAAAQQIHSALANSGGAGGLLSSVHPSTVSLGPPLPPPPHLLPYLYPGAGLYPGGPSLHQLSQFLNHAHGHGMNHGPHGPSGPSGHAMAGLAAAAASAHMGAHMAGHNLLLNAQLALAAQHQLFHPHAYQNLSAAIAAHSAATNAAAAAGQAPPPSSLPSSGHPLSQPPPPSLPLAPVLPVTTPLSSSTTPPSSGGGGGEGGQRHRGQHRFAPYSLQLGSSTSPPTGQSKSLTGLSSLGSSAFDAVSPKGSSSPKGSPPPHHHRSPSPTPSSVSSTVSSSTASNAGGGGPTSASDLKNMEKMINGLEMAKGMIAAGAESNASIDDPK, from the exons ATGCGTTTCGACCAGGGCGAGCAAGTCAATCAGCTGTTCTCGCAATCCGAGATGGCTTTCCATCCGTTCCtgttgcagcaacaacagcaccaccatcaccacctcTCCCATCAGCCGAGCCAAACGACGACGGCGGGCGGCAGTGCCTCAGCGGCCGCCAACGGAGGAGCCACCACTTCCGGCAGTGGACGGCCGTCGTCCGACTTTAGCGTCAGCTCACTCCTGACGGcctcccaacaacaacaacatcaccagTTTAGTGAGCGGAACAATGGTGGTGGTTCAAACATGGCTGGATCGCCTTCCAGCAATTCCATGCAATCGGCAGCCGTGGCCGCTTTGGCCGCAGCGGCCGCCGCCCACGCCGCCCTACGCGGCTCCCATTCGCCGCCgtcggccaacaacaacaacaatagcgtcaattcgtcgtcgtcgtcatcggcGGCGGCCTCGAGTTCTCCCGCTGGATCGGGAGCCATAGGCCCGTCTTCGATCCCCAATCCCGTCAGCGTCAGTATGGCCCAGCTGTCGGCCTACAACGCCGCCACTTCGTCACTTCTGGCCGCCCATCCGGCCTCGGTCCGTTTCCCGCATCCCTACACGACGGCCGAGGACGTTCTGGCCTCGGCGgcagcggccgccgccgcccacGCCCTCCGGCCGCTCCGCACTTTGCCGGCGGCCGAAGACGACGGCGTCACCGACGACCCTAAAGTCAGTCTCGAATCCAAAGATTTGTGGGAAAAATTTCACGGACTCGGCACCGAAATGGTCATCACCAAATCCGGCAG GCAAATGTTTCCGCAAATGAAGTTCCGCGTCTCTGGACTCGATCCCAAATCCAAGTACATTCTCCTGCTGGACATTGTGGCTGCCGACGACTACCGATACAAATTCCACAACAG TCGCTGGATGGTGGCCGGAAAAGCCGATCCTGAAATGCCCAAACGGATGTACATTCATCCCGACAGTCCGGCAACTGGCGAGCAGTGGATGCAGAAAGTCGTTTCCTTCCACAAACTGAAATTGACCAACAACATCTCGGACAAGCACGGCTTC CAGACGATATTGAATTCGATGCACAAGTACCAGCCGCGATTTCATCTGGTGCGGGCCAACGACATCCTCAAGCTGCCCTACAGCACGTTTCGCACTTATGTCTTCAAGGAGACGGAATTCATCGCCGTCACGgcttatcaaaatgaaaag ATCACGCAATTGAAAATCGATAACAACCCGTTCGCCAAAGGATTCCGCGACACGGGGGCCGGCAAGCGTGAAAAAAA CAGGCAGGCCATGCTGGCGGCATCTCAACGGCATCACGACGATCCTTCCGGCCACAaacatcatcaccaccactcGTCGGGCGGCGGAGGTGTCGGCGTGGGCAGCGGCGGACTGCACGGACACCAtcacggccaccaccaccaccacggcgGACACCACCACGGCCACCACGTCGGTCATCACGGTCTGGGCGGATTGGGCGTCGGCGTTGGGGCCGGCGGAGTCTCCATGTCGTGTTCTCCGGCTCCCGATTCCAGTCAAGATGGCGTCCACGATTTGGACGATGAGAAACTGGACGTGGTGGGCACCAGCGACGGACGAGACGGCGCATCTCCACTTCACATCTCTGACG atgcCAGCATGTCGGAGGATATGAGCCGGACGGGAACTCCGTCGCACCACCACGGCGACTCGGATTCGGACGGCAACAACGACCACCACCCACACCATCCGCACCATCCGTCGGCGTCGTCGCTGCACCACCAGCTCCACAACCACCACCTCAACAGTCTTCATCCGCACCACAATCACAGCCTGCAGCATCACTTGCTGGTCCAGCAACAGATGCAACAGATGCAGCAGAGGAGTCGGGAGAGTCACCTCAACAACCAGAGGGTCTCCTCATCGGCCGGCAATCACCACGGATCCTCGTCGGCTCTCAGCGGACAGCACAGCGCCGGAAGCGGAAGTGGCGGGCCGGGCAACGCCATGCTGTCGCCCGGATCGGTGGCCGCtgcagcggcggcagcggcggctgcCCAGCAGATCCACTCGGCTCTGGCCAATTCCGGCGGGGCTGGCGGATTACTTTCGTCCGTCCATCCGAGCACGGTCAGTTTGGGACCACCTCTACCTCCCCCACCTCATTTGCTCCCTTACCTCTACCCGGGTGCTGGATTGTATCCGGGTGGGCCATCACTCCACCAGCTGAGTCAGTTCCTCAATCACGCTCACGGCCACGGAATGAATCACGGTCCGCACGGCCCGTCTGGTCCGTCCGGTCACGCCATGGCCGGCTTGGCGGCTGCCGCCGCATCTGCGCACATGGGCGCTCACATGGCCGGCCACAATTTGCTGCTGAACGCCCAGTTGGCTCTGGCCGCCCAGCACCAGCTCTTCCATCCGCACGCCTATCAGAATCTCTCGGCCGCCATTGCCGCTCACTCGGCCGCCACCAACGCGGCGGCCGCAGCCGGCCAAGCTCCTCCGCCGTCGTCACTCCCTTCCTCTGGCCATCCCTTGTCtcagcctcctcctccttctcttccgtTGGCGCCGGTCCTGCCCGTCACCACTCCCCTGTCGTCCTCGACGACGCCTCCTTccagcggcggcggtggtggcgaaGGCGGCCAGCGTCACAGAGGCCAGCACCGCTTCGCCCCGTACAGTCTCCAGCTGGGCAGCAGTACAAGTCCGCCGACGGGCCAGTCGAAATCCCTGACGGGATTGTCTTCGCTGGGCTCGTCGGCCTTTGACGCCGTCAGCCCCAAAGGATCCAGCAGCCCCAAAGGATCGCCACCGCCGCATCACCACCGATCGCCGTCGCCGACGCCATCGTCCGTCTCGTCGAcggtcagcagcagcacggccAGCAacgccggcggcggcggcccaACCTCGGCCAGCGATCTGAAGAACATGGAGAAAATGATCAACGGATTGGAAATGGCCAAGGGAATGATCGCCGCCGGAGCGGAATCCAACGCTTCGATCGACGATCCCAAGTAG